From the Lathyrus oleraceus cultivar Zhongwan6 chromosome 4, CAAS_Psat_ZW6_1.0, whole genome shotgun sequence genome, one window contains:
- the LOC127073331 gene encoding uncharacterized protein LOC127073331, protein MEEGTLDNDRHQIRNICILAHVDHGKTTLADQLIATAGSGMVHPKVAGKVRFMDFLDEEQRRAITMKSSSISLHYNQHTVNLIDSPGHIDFCGEVSTAARLSDGALLLVDAVEGVHIQTHAVLRQCWIERLSPCLVLNKMDRLITELKLTPFEAYTRLLRIVHEVNGIVSAYNSQKYLSDVDSLLAGGTAAGGEVMEDYDDVEDVFQPQKGNVVFACALDGWGFGIHEFAEIYASKLGASVSALQKALWGPRYFNAKTKMIVGKKGIVGGGKAKPMFVQFVLEPLWQVYQGALGGDKGLVEKVIKSFNLQIPARELQNRDSKVVLQAVMSRWLPLSDAILSMAVKCMPDPVAAQSSRISRLIPQREVGSENGVDRRVLEEAELVRKAVEGCDWRGEVPCVAFVAKMFALPVKMLPPPQVGEFVGSFGEEGEGESDECFLAFARIFSGVLSVGQRVFVISALYDPLKGESMQKHIQEAELKSMYLMMGQGLKVVKSAKAGDVVAIRGLGQYILKSATLSSTRNCWPFSSMAFQVAPILRVAIEPSDPADMGALLKGLRLLNRADPFVEVTVSARGEHVLAAAGEVHLERCIKDLKDRFAKVSLEVSPPLVSYKETIEGEVSNMLENLKVLSKNLDYVEKTTPNGRCVVRVQVMKLLPSLTKVLDESADLLGDILGIKSGQTVKSLETQRTNILENENPAEVIKKRIMEAIESDILCRIENDEDHAEKCRLKWLKLLRRIWALGPSYTGTNVLFTPDIKAESTDSYVLIRGSSQLSERLGFVADSGNSNSVSETSSNESQVLYMDAERLESNVITGFQLATSAGPLCDEPMWGLAFVIEARISSSTGHHDESETHQQSDQYGIFAGQVIATVKDACRTAVLKNKPRLVEAMYFCELNTPTEYLGPMYGVLSRRRARILKEEMQEGSPFFTVHAYIPVSESFGFTDELRSKTSGAASALLVLSHWEALLEDPFFVPKTEEEIEEFGDGSSVLPNTARKLINTVRRRKGLPVEEKVVQHGTKQRTLARKV, encoded by the coding sequence ATGGAGGAAGGAACTCTCGATAACGACAGACACCAAATCCGTAACATATGCATTCTGGCACACGTAGACCACGGCAAGACAACGCTGGCGGACCAGCTTATCGCGACGGCGGGTAGTGGCATGGTCCATCCCAAGGTAGCAGGTAAAGTCCGGTTCATGGATTTCCTTGACGAAGAACAGCGTCGAGCCATAACAATGAAGAGTTCCTCTATTTCCCTTCACTACAATCAACACACCGTTAATCTCATCGACTCCCCCGGCCACATCGATTTCTGCGGCGAAGTATCCACCGCCGCTCGTCTCTCCGATGGAGCACTCCTTCTTGTTGATGCTGTTGAAGGCGTTCATATTCAAACCCACGCTGTTCTTCGTCAATGTTGGATCGAACGGCTTTCGCCTTGTCTTGTTCTCAATAAGATGGATAGGTTAATCACTGAGTTGAAACTTACTCCTTTTGAAGCTTACACGCGGCTTTTGAGAATTGTTCATGAGGTTAATGGGATTGTAAGTGCTTATAACTCACAGAAATATTTGTCTGATGTGGATTCTCTTCTTGCCGGCGGGACTGCTGCTGGAGGTGAGGTTATGGAGGATTATGATGATGTTGAAGATGTGTTTCAGCCTCAGAAAGGGAATGTTGTGTTTGCTTGTGCTTTGGATGGTTGGGGTTTTGGGATTCATGAGTTTGCAGAAATATATGCTTCAAAGCTTGGTGCTAGTGTGAGTGCGTTACAGAAGGCCTTGTGGGGTCCAAGATATTTTAACGCGAAGACTAAGATGATTGTTGGGAAGAAAGGGATTGTTGGTGGTGGTAAGGCTAAGCCTATGTTTGTTCAATTTGTGTTGGAGCCTCTGTGGCAGGTTTATCAAGGAGCACTTGGTGGGGATAAAGGGTTGGTTGAGAAGGTTATTAAGTCTTTCAATTTGCAGATTCCGGCGCGAGAATTGCAGAATAGAGATTCTAAAGTTGTGCTACAAGCTGTTATGAGTCGTTGGCTTCCTCTTTCGGATGCCATTTTGTCGATGGCGGTGAAGTGTATGCCGGATCCTGTGGCAGCACAGAGTTCTCGGATATCGCGGCTCATCCCGCAGCGTGAGGTTGGTTCTGAAAATGGGGTTGATAGGAGGGTTTTGGAGGAGGCTGAGCTTGTGAGGAAGGCGGTGGAGGGGTGTGATTGGAGGGGTGAAGTTCCTTGTGTTGCATTTGTAGCGAAAATGTTTGCTCTTCCTGTTAAAATGCTTCCTCCTCCTCAAGTGGGGGAGTTTGTGGGGAGTTTTGGTGAGGAAGGTGAGGGTGAATCTGATGAGTGTTTTTTAGCATTTGCTAGGATATTTAGCGGTGTTTTGTCTGTTGGGCAGAGAGTTTTTGTGATTTCAGCATTGTATGATCCTTTGAAAGGGGAGTCGATGCAAAAACATATACAAGAGGCTGAATTGAAATCCATGTATCTGATGATGGGCCAAGGATTGAAAGTAGTGAAATCTGCAAAAGCAGGAGATGTTGTTGCGATCCGAGGACTTGGCCAGTATATTTTGAAAAGTGCTACACTTTCTTCTACTAGGAACTGTTGGCCTTTTTCGAGTATGGCGTTTCAAGTTGCCCCGATTTTGAGGGTTGCTATTGAGCCATCTGACCCTGCAGATATGGGTGCACTGCTCAAAGGCTTGAGGCTTTTGAATCGAGCAGATCCGTTTGTTGAGGTCACGGTTTCTGCTAGAGGAGAGCATGTTCTTGCTGCGGCTGGTGAAGTTCATCTTGAGAGATGCATAAAGGATTTGAAGGATAGGTTTGCAAAAGTAAGCTTGGAAGTCTCTCCACCCCTTGTGTCCTACAAAGAGACTATTGAAGGAGAGGTGTCCAACATGCTGGAAAATTTGAAAGTTCTTAGCAAGAACTTAGATTATGTTGAGAAAACGACCCCCAATGGAAGATGTGTTGTGCGCGTGCAGGTGATGAAACTTCTACCTTCTCTCACAAAGGTGCTTGATGAAAGCGCTGATTTACTTGGAGATATCCTTGGAATAAAGTCAGGGCAGACAGTTAAAAGTTTGGAAACTCAAAGGACAAATATTCTCGAAAATGAGAATCCAGCGGAAGTGATTAAAAAGCGTATAATGGAAGCAATTGAGAGTGACATTTTGTGTAGGATTGAGAATGACGAAGACCATGCCGAGAAATGCAGATTGAAGTGGTTAAAGCTTTTGAGGAGGATATGGGCACTTGGACCAAGTTACACTGGCACTAACGTTCTCTTTACTCCTGATATTAAAGCCGAAAGTACTGATAGCTATGTTCTAATACGCGGTTCTTCTCAACTATCTGAAAGGTTAGGTTTTGTGGCTGATTCTGGTAACAGTAACTCAGTTTCAGAGACATCTTCAAATGAGAGCCAGGTGTTGTATATGGATGCCGAGCGTCTTGAGAGTAATGTTATAACCGGGTTCCAACTAGCAACTTCAGCTGGGCCTTTATGCGATGAGCCTATGTGGGGTTTGGCATTTGTCATTGAGGCGCGAATATCTTCATCTACAGGGCATCATGATGAATCCGAAACACACCAACAATCTGACCAGTATGGCATCTTTGCAGGGCAGGTTATTGCAACCGTCAAAGATGCTTGTAGGACAGCTGTGCTAAAGAATAAGCCAAGGCTTGTGGAAGCAATGTACTTTTGTGAATTGAATACTCCTACTGAATATTTGGGTCCTATGTATGGTGTACTTTCCCGAAGACGGGCTCGAATTTTGAAAGAAGAGATGCAGGAAGGTTCCCCTTTCTTCACTGTGCATGCATATATTCCTGTTTCTGAGAGCTTTGGCTTTACTGATGAGCTCAGAAGCAAAACTTCTGGCGCTGCGAGTGCACTTCTTGTCCTTAGCCATTGGGAAGCACTACTCGAGGATCCTTTCTTTGTACCTAAAACAGAAGAGGAAATCGAAGAGTTTGGAGATGGTTCCAGCGTTCTCCCAAATACAGCAAGAAAGTTGATTAACACTGTCAGACGGCGTAAGGGCCTTCCCGTGGAGGAAAAGGTAGTACAACATGGAACAAAGCAGAGGACACTCGCCCGTAAAGTTTGA